CCTCTCTGTTGACTTTAGATATCGGATGCTGGTACTCTTGTCTTTGGGGTTGTTGGGACTTTTCCTGGTGTGTCTAAGCACCTTAGAAAAGGCCACTTTTAGATGCTGATCCACTGTTTTCAGGTGGAAATACCTGAAAAAAAGATAATGCAGTATTTGATCAGCGTGTGTTGACGGTTGATATAATGGGGCAGAGGGGTGATACGGAATAACCACAGCAATGTCTTTTGTATGGTTGTATTTTGCTGATATGCAAGTTGGGAATTATCTGTGATCTAGATGGAGCTCTGCCCTTATGTACAGATATAATGGACAATGCTGCTGCGTGTAAGTTAAGCAGTATAGAAAAATCATTTGTATGTGATGACTGAAGTAAATTGCTTCACATGGGACCATAGTGCAACTCACTTTGTGTTGAAGAACATTAGAGTTGTAAGCAGTGTTGAGGGTGAATGAGCTCCCAGCTGTTTACATTCCCACAGCATTTCCTCTGTCACATGACTGGGGATAACATAACCTGGTAGGAAAGGTAAAGAGCAGACTATGAAGATGGATCCAGTTGGATGGATCCAAATCATCACTTAATCTGTTATGTTTACTACTATCCAACATATAGTTAAAATCTACCCAAAGCAGATCTACTAAAACCTACAGTTTCTAATAGGGGGTCTCGTCTGGCTAAAtaagttttatttaataatacaGTCCTCATAATCCAAATTGAAGCAACCAATCACTAAAACTGGACTGGAGCCTACTGTCACTCCGATTGATGAACTGATGTTATAATACAGCAATGCTTCGAAAGGACAGTAGTCCTCTAGCTTCAATCATGATAACCTCAAGAATGGAAAATACTAACTTTTCATATATCTCATATAataaccataataataataattattattattagaacaATTCTAACAATAACAATTAAATTGAGTTAACCATCAAGCAGACAGTTTTTCTCTCATACTTTACATTTTGCTCTGAATATGACCACAGAGTGatgcaaacaaataaagagCAGCCGCAGCTTCAGTTAATAATATCTACAGTgtaggaaaaaaacatgagcatTTCACAGACGTGGCCTTTGACACATTGACACTCATTTTCCCAAACTATATCACAGAAAACTCCATAGGATGCCTGCCGAAGCTGAAACAACTGCAGCCAATATGTTCTGAATGCTGAGGTAATAAAACTGACTTTACTCATTATACTATAATCCTACATCGGGCTTCAATTCTGCTGTGCAGCTGTAATATTTAAgtacataaaaatatcagattaGACTCTATATCAGCATTAACTCAAAATTACAGCATGCGGATTGAGAAATTTTGATCAGTATCATTCCTAAAATGGTTGGATTGTATTTTCACTCTTGTgcactgtataaaaaaaaaataaaaaaaaaaaaaaattgcaagtTCACACTAGGTTTGATTAACACCTTTAGTTCTCACCTAGCGGATGAACTGATGGTCTCCAAGGCTCCAGGATCTGGTGCAGACTGTGAGCGAAGCGAGTGTAGTATTGATCTGAGAAAACGTCATCCACGCGACCATTATCAAACAGATactggaggaaagaaaacagacaaagaaagatgCAGTCAAACAGTGTCTCCACATCACAAGTACCAACAGGAGGAATGGGTGTTgaatggagtgtgtgtgtttgtgtggatggtGAACTTACTTTTTGTATGCACAGAAATACGTAGTATAGAACATCAGCCTCATAAGACTCCCCTTCCAGCCCCCGAGCCTCGGTGGTCATCAAAGAAAGACCCATGCAGAGCTCAGCAACTGCACATGACACCAAGTCCTCCTGGAAACGTAGTGCCTGACGTCCTAAAAACACACGTCAGTCATAAGCTtgacagatgaaaataaagacgaaagaaatattttttttaacaatataataaacattgtgtgtgtgcacttacGGCCAATTGGGGccagtttatttttgtctgatttATCCAACTCTGCGTTTTTCCTCTGAGCCCAAAGCCGCCAGACGTCCAGGCCCTCTTCCGGCTTCAGTGtggcaggcagcagcagctcttgCACCTGCACTTGCTGCTGGCCTTGGCCATCTACCTCTGCTACCACTGTCTGAccctgcacatacacaaacacaccaacgtGGTTACCAtgtgctaaaaataaataaatgactacaAGGATGTTTGGTAAAGATAAAAGACCATCCGTCAAATCCACAACTGTGTTAGTACCTGTAGCTGCTGTGCGTCCTGCCCTGACAGCCCCTGCGTGTGCAGTACCTGCTGCTGTGGGTCCCAGATAAGGGACTGTGTAGCATTGGGGTAACCCTGTACTGCCACTGGGATGTGAATGTTTCCATTCATCAGCTGGGCAGGGAACAGCGTGTTTGCAGCCAGTGTGTGCACCACTTCTTCCTGCCCCCCCATTCCTCCAGAGCTTGTTATGCTGGAAACGGCCTGCGCTGTTTGACTTTGACTGGCAGGGATTTTTAGCTTGTCATTTTCAATAGTGACTTGTGTTGGCATTGTGGTCATTGTTGTAGTGTTTGCCCCTGCAACCTGGACTGTCCCATAAGCCTCCTGGGGGATCGCAATGTGTGTCACTTGCTCACGGCCTCCAGACCCAGCAGGAGCAGAATACACAGGGATGGTCCAGGTCTCCCCTGTTGGACTGGTGATGGTGCCTGTAGCACTGTAAAGGTGAGAACTGTCCACTGTTAGGAGGTCTGGCCGCAGGGACACGTAACTTTGCTGCTGGCCCTGTCCCTGAGGGATAGCCAGGACCGTGGCTACCTGCTGACCAGGCAGGGCATAGGACACAGTGATGGGCATGTCCACCTTGCGCTTTTTGGCTGGCTGGAGGACACCTGCTCCCTGGGATGTGGCAACTGTGGTTCCCAGTACCCTTCTCTCTGCACTTTCCTGCTGCTGGGTGGGAGACAAGGCCCCCACTGTCTGGATTTGGATCTGTTGTCCTCCTGCAACTGCTGCAACCAACTGGGCTTGCAGCTGAAAGACATGGGAACAAGTGATAATTGGTAACTAAATTTAAAATCTGGTTAATGACAAAATTTGTAATCCTCCATTCATGTTGTGCACATGTGTACCTGTTGGTGCTGCTCCTCTGTGAGTTCCCCAGGCTGAATCAGCTGTGCAGTAGTCACACCTTGTAGCTGTTGATGGGAACCAGAGGGCACTTGGAGGACCTGACCCAGCATTTGACCCTGCTGCTGGCCCTGAATTTGCACCTGAAAATATGGATAGGCCTAAATGTAGTGTATCAAGAGTGAAATGGAACGGGATAACGTGGCAGGCACAACATAAAGGTGCGTTAAAGGTACAAACCTGAACTATCTGTTGCTCTGTATTCTGCTGTACAGATTGTTGCTGAGACGTGGACTCctgtatctgctgctgctgaggctggaCCTGCACCTGAACCTGCAACAGAAGACGCCGTCTGTCAAAAACTTAATTTCAAGGACAGACCTCTttcactgaattttttttttttttatatggcCAGTCAGTAGCGGGCCAGACTTACCGGGCAAGCCAATTCCAACAATGACCCTGCCAcctctgtgctgtctgtgtaGATGCAGTTAGCCTCTTGCTGGTAGACCATAGTGGTGGTGGTAGTCGTGGTGTCTCCACTTTGCTGGCTGAACTCCTGCAGGGCATCCGGACCCTTGCTGGCCAAGGACTCCAGGAACTCCTTCATGCGATGCTGAGGGATGCTCCGAGCTTTCTGTCTCACTAGCTCCTCATAGGAGCCTGCACCATCCAGGGAGTTATTCATTGCTGCTGACAGTGTCCTGTTCTTTAGGGGGAACCTGTGGACATGGTGAATTTACAAACGATTGATTTAAATTACTGTAAGGCTCATGTGCAGTTATAATAACACCAAAATAGAATGGTTGATGGCAACACCATCGAAACAAAAGACACATACACGgcttttgaattttaaaaaaaagttaacaaaAGATGACATTAGTTGAAACTTAAGAGTGTTTACAGTCTGACCTACAGTTCACTGTCCAGTGGCAACATACACAGATGATAATAGGAAAGGGTTAATTCTAACTGCGTGTATACGAGCTGGGACAAAAGCGCGGTCACTTTCCAAATCCGATGCAGTATTCAAAGTGGTGATGGAAAGTGCTGCATGATGAAAACATGCAAGTTGTACACTACATTTAAGTTGCGATAGTGTGCATGGTACAATAGCTCTATAAGAGCTAATCTAACAGCTGATTACACAACGCGCTAGGTTAGCCAGGTACACGGCTAACTAGCCGCGTGTTGTTTGCAAGTAAGATCCGACCACAGCTGTGTATAGCAAAGTGCAATAATGCCACCATGTCTTTGAACGACAATGTTTTAACTTCGTAGCACATGGCACGTAAACAGAAAACAACGGAAGTTGGGGTAACCCTCCCATGTCAGTAACGTTACACCTACTGTATTTTTGTTATCTCCGTTGCTagcaagctaacgttagcaggcGCGTTAGCTACCTCTCTTCCTCAACCGGGCCGAGGATCGAACCGCCCACTAGCGCTTCTCTGCCCTCGAAACGGTGGTCCTTTTCCAACCAGCAGGGAAACGAGGTGCTATTGGTGTTTCTTTGTGGCTGGTTTATTCTTAATTTTTCGTGCTTTTCGTTAGATGGATAGctgtagttttttctttttcttaaccACTCATATTTCGCTGGGCGCCATCTTACAACGATACCCTCAGACCAATAAGCAAGCGATTTGTAACTGTGTCGTTCTATCGCGGTATTTGCATCGCGTGATATCGCGGCAAGTGACGCTTGTAGCGTAGTCTGTTAAAGGCGACACACGCAGACAAACTGGCAGACAAGATCAGGTAGATGTCAGTCCACCTTAAAACCCAGTTATGCCAGACAGACGCTCCTAGTGGTTCACTAGCTTCTGAATCTTTTAAGGTGGTTCCATTGAGATGCACTGAATATTTGGGTGGTGCTCAAGAAGCTCTGGGCAACTAGGGGTTAATTCCCACGCACTACACCTCAGCATGGTCTGCATCTACCACACTGGTTTGTGTTATGGGCCAAATAGCATCAGTATTATCTTAAACCTATTATTGCTTATCATGGAAAAGTAGAAGAGATGTTATATGTCTTTTCATGGCTGGATTTACCTCCTCAGGATCCCCTGTGGACCCTTCTTAATAGGCCTCCATTTATTGACCCACCTTATAAATTGTTTCCccacatatgtgtgtatgtaaatatatatatatatatatatatatgaaatcaacactatCAATCAACATTACCAATGGTCATCatatagataaaaaatatattaattatgtTAAACATATTAAGGTAGGAAAATATAATATTGGCTTCAACAAACATAACAGTGTATCTTACTTCAGACAACAGAAACATTGAAGTTTgaagtattatttattattgtccCATGTCAAAAAGGACACATGTGCACCCATCtgagtcttaaaaaaaaacacacggtGGTTTGGCACTGACTCACCAACTTTGTATGAAAGCCATGGCATTTGAAAGCATCCCCTCTGTGTAACATCAGCTTAGAGCCTATATGAAATGTACATACATGAGGTCCTTGTTGAACAATAATCAAAGTTGCATACATTCAACAaagaagaggaaacactgtaAGTGAATATTATTGCAGctgatatagaaaaaaaaatgcagaagagTCTGACACTGACTGGCGAATCCTGAGATTGATCAAAGTGTTACCATGATAATTTTGATGAAGAAATCACAACTGACAAtcaagaaatagaaatatattttcCAGTTTCAATGGGATCGATCCACACATGAGAACTGCAGATCAGCAGATGAACATGTAATGATTAGAATATCTGACTTGACGCAATCTCAGCCTAATCAGCCTGTGCCCTTGCTGATATTACACATTAAGTGATGCAAACAATTTGGGCATGTATCTATGGGCTCATGGGAAGTACGATGTGCAGCTTGCTCACAGTCAATCAAATCTTTCCAGGGTCTTCTTTGAGGGTGACTGTTCTGTTGAAGACGAGCTGTGGCGAAAGAAAGATTATATTTACAGTCCATGCTCAGATTAAGTAGGTGTTGAGTAAATTGCCAAATAATTTCCcaactgaataaaaaaacagaatcttTCATCAATGTGTATTTGTAATGTAAGACATGACTGTTTACTGTACCTTGTCTGCGGTGCTGTCAGGGTCCAGGGAGAAGTAACCAACTCTCTCAAATTGGAATTTGTCAAAAACCTTTGCTCCCTTGACTGAGGTATCCACTAAGGCACTGCTGATCACCTGCAGGGAATGCTAAATCACAAAAAGaatacatatattaaaacaaactgtcacttCATCCACTGATCTCAATTAATCCAAAAACACCCTCTGTCACAGGAGAGCAGATTTACTCACAGGGTTGATGTCACTCAGGAAGCCTTTGGGCACTTCAGATGGATCCTCTGGATGTTTGTGCAGGAATCTAAAAAGACAGTGACAACTTTTGGTTAAGTGAGTTTTCTACATGAAGTAATGGTTGTGAGTGACAGTGGTTGGACTTGTGACTTACAGTTTCTCATAGAGACGCACTTCACACACAAGCGGCTGGCCGACCCAGTGGATGAAGGCCTTCGGTTTCTCTGCAGTCTCCGAGCTGCAGCAGTTCACCTCCAGTTCCACCACTTTACCCTGAGCGTCCTGAGAAACAGTGGAAGAGAGACCATGACGCGTTGTGAGGACACGGAGGATCCATGGAATCAATTCATCACTAAACTTGACCTCGACCTGGATAAGCAGCTGAAATATCCAATTAATCTAAGGTCCAAATATGAATTTTACATAACATCAGAGATCTGGAGCAGTAGAACTGGGGATTTTACAGCCAGTTTTTCctaaaatctcataaaaaacattttaacaactaACATTATTGCTAGTGGCAGgctagaaaatgtattttagacCTTTCAATGACAGGTAAGACTTTTTTAATATGCCCTAGGGCCTTTTTTGAGGAAACTGAAATCAATgctttttatggcttttcaagacctgcagagaccCTTAGAaaacagaatcacacacactgttaacatTTAACTGGAATAAGATCTGTGGAAAGCTATTATGTATTAAATGATTTCACAGCAGTTAGAGCATCTTTCTCTTCAATAATGGGAGgtatttttttaagtgaaacagAATATGTAAGCAGGGTATAGTTATGAAAGGGATTTAGGTCATATCCTTCAAATTTGGTTGGATCGCTTAAATATGGGCAACAAATAACAAGGGGGCAGAGGATTCTGTGTCTTTTCAAGCTACTGAGTGAAACGACTTCGAGTCTTACCTTAATGACCTTCTGCACAGAGATGACATACCCAGCATGCCTCAGTCCTACAGGCTGTTCTGGGGTCAGCCGTTTGTAACCCTTCTCCATCACCTGCAAACAAAGAGGAGTCCATCATCATGTATACgatcaaaaacatttcaaaaagaaaGTCTGCTTCTTATACTGtgagggtttttatttttccccccCTGACCTCTCTGAAGTCGCTCTGTTCTATGAAGATCGTGCGAGTAAATGGAACTGTGTGGCTGCCCTTGGCCTCGTTGGCAGGGAAGTCTGGTACTCGTACATCTGACTGGGAAACAAGAGGACAACCGCAGGAACAGTCAGCACATATGATGCTTAATACTATGTAAAAGACAGGGTATATACAGGGTATAACAAGTCTCAGGAGGCAGTTTGATGTATAATGTCTgtgcatttgtaaaaaaaaaaaaaaaaaaatgttcaaacctGTGAGTTCTCAGGAAGGTTCGTTATGGTGACTTTGAGTGGTTCCAGCACTGCCATGGCTCTGGGTGCTGTGTCATTAAGCACCTCCCTCACACACGACTCCAGTAGGTGGGGCTCTGTTGTTGTCTGGGAAACTGTGACTCCAACCTGCCAAGAGATGCAGCGTATTATTATACAACAGGACTGTCCTCTTACATGCAATTACTAGTTCCTCCATCCACCTATTCTACATACCCGTGCACAGAAGTTGTTAACTGCCTCTGATGGGAAACCTCTTCTTCTCAGTGCAGTCAAAGTGAAGAGACGGGGATCGTCCCAGTCCCTGTAATAAGAAAAGATATCTTCTACTGTTATCCAACAGATTCAATGAAGTATGAGGAGAGCACATGAAAACTCGCTGCACACTACAGCTGAATgatatgaaagagaaaaaaaaaaatcatactgaGATTATTTTGGAAGATATTGCAATATGAGTCATGGTTTCAATTTGAATTGGCAGTTTTGCATataattttcacttttttgttttgggtCTTGTACCATACAAGGTTGTTCCTTCACTGGATtctctggagaatatgatttgtaggctggggCATCTCTTTAACAcaatggtatgttgtgacacattttacctttatcaaaaaaatgtaGCTCTTgaaatttggatattgcacttggccatattgcaatttcaataatattttgattaatcgTTCAACCCTACTGCACTACAAATCACAGTTGGGAGTACACAATCCAGCCcgtaagtatttggacagttgcacacttttttgttcttcagtctctgagcttcagcacattcaatttgaaatgaattaatgGATACTACATTAACgtgccaagtctcagctttaatctGAGTATGTTTACACCAATAAAGAAAGAACAGTGTAGAGATGTAGCCGTTTAAACACATAGTGCCCAAAGTCTAGAGGTTTAAAAGTAATTGGACAGGTGAACATCAAACTAAAttatcatatttcatattttgtggAAAATCCTTAGCATTCAATGACCAAATACTTACAGTCTGTAATAATCTTTATATAGGGAAACTTCAGACGAGCGATTTATGTGGCACTAAAAGTACTGGTGCACACATGCTTTCCATCCATTTAGTATTTTTATACCCcattatttaaattcattacaGGACAGActgtttgtaataataataatgtaataaaaatagtTGAAAAATTGATAACCAATAATGGAATAGCAAATATAAATCCTATTTCACCTGACAACGCCAGTCTCTACCAGTCTGATGATTTTCCTCTTGGACACAACAGTGTAGGTGAGGTTCAAGCGGCCATATTCCCACTGAACAGGGCAGTACACATCCAGAGCGTTACACAGCCAGTAATATGATGAACGCCtgtcacagaaataaaagaaaggaaGGTCAACATTGACAATTCATGTGTATGCCTCCAAGACAGATTCTCATGTTGAGATGTGACAGAATTCATGTATACCTGGCCTGAAACTCTTTGGtacacagtgagtgtgtgatgtTTTCAATAGAGTCACACAGGCAGTGGGTGTAGTCATAAGTGGGGTAGATGCACCTGCATAGAAAGATTTGAGTAAGAAgaataatattatatttgattGAAACTATCTGGGTGGAAAAAGTACAAGAGTTCAGATTTCATACCATTCATCTCCTGTTCGATGATGTGCTGTGTATTTGATTCTGTAGGCCACAGGGTCCATCTTCCCATCCTCCATGACCATCTTCATCCTGAGTGTGGCCTCTCCCTCTGCAAACAGGcccttcttcatcctctcaaaCAACACCAGAGACTCTTCAATGGGACGGTCCCTCCATGGTGATGGAGGAACGTTATGGCCCTTTAGTTCCTCCCCCCTCTGGTGGCACACATACGCGTGACCCCTGGAGGATGGCAAAGAGAGGAATGAAACATCTTCTAATGGCTTGTACACATTTACTAACAGGGATACAAAGTTCCTACACTCACCTACGAATAAGGTCCACAGCAAGGTCGTAGAGTTGCTGAAAGTTGTCTGATGCGTGCGTGACATCATAAGGTTTGTAGCCTGTGGAATACACTTatactggtaaaaaaaaactctcttcATAAATGTAGAGTGTAATTGACAAAGCTTTAATCAGaccaaaataaagtgtaaatcAAACTCACCAAGCCACTCCACCATGTCCCTGATGGCAGTGAAGtacttttcctcctccttctcggGATTTGTGTCATCATACCTCAGGAA
The genomic region above belongs to Seriola aureovittata isolate HTS-2021-v1 ecotype China chromosome 9, ASM2101889v1, whole genome shotgun sequence and contains:
- the LOC130175108 gene encoding transcriptional regulator QRICH1-like isoform X2: MNNSLDGAGSYEELVRQKARSIPQHRMKEFLESLASKGPDALQEFSQQSGDTTTTTTTMVYQQEANCIYTDSTEVAGSLLELACPVQVQVQPQQQQIQESTSQQQSVQQNTEQQIVQVQIQGQQQGQMLGQVLQVPSGSHQQLQGVTTAQLIQPGELTEEQHQQLQAQLVAAVAGGQQIQIQTVGALSPTQQQESAERRVLGTTVATSQGAGVLQPAKKRKVDMPITVSYALPGQQVATVLAIPQGQGQQQSYVSLRPDLLTVDSSHLYSATGTITSPTGETWTIPVYSAPAGSGGREQVTHIAIPQEAYGTVQVAGANTTTMTTMPTQVTIENDKLKIPASQSQTAQAVSSITSSGGMGGQEEVVHTLAANTLFPAQLMNGNIHIPVAVQGYPNATQSLIWDPQQQVLHTQGLSGQDAQQLQGQTVVAEVDGQGQQQVQVQELLLPATLKPEEGLDVWRLWAQRKNAELDKSDKNKLAPIGRRQALRFQEDLVSCAVAELCMGLSLMTTEARGLEGESYEADVLYYVFLCIQKYLFDNGRVDDVFSDQYYTRFAHSLHQILEPWRPSVHPLGYVIPSHVTEEMLWECKQLGAHSPSTLLTTLMFFNTKYFHLKTVDQHLKVAFSKVLRHTRKSPNNPKDKSTSIRYLKSTERFIGQKVTDDMYSEQLEDPENPLRCPIKLYDFYLFKCPQSAKGRNDTFYLTPEPVVAPNSPIWYSTQPIPKEQLEQMLARILVVREIQEAINMSESVH
- the LOC130175108 gene encoding transcriptional regulator QRICH1-like isoform X1 yields the protein MNNSLDGAGSYEELVRQKARSIPQHRMKEFLESLASKGPDALQEFSQQSGDTTTTTTTMVYQQEANCIYTDSTEVAGSLLELACPVQVQVQPQQQQIQESTSQQQSVQQNTEQQIVQAYPYFQVQIQGQQQGQMLGQVLQVPSGSHQQLQGVTTAQLIQPGELTEEQHQQLQAQLVAAVAGGQQIQIQTVGALSPTQQQESAERRVLGTTVATSQGAGVLQPAKKRKVDMPITVSYALPGQQVATVLAIPQGQGQQQSYVSLRPDLLTVDSSHLYSATGTITSPTGETWTIPVYSAPAGSGGREQVTHIAIPQEAYGTVQVAGANTTTMTTMPTQVTIENDKLKIPASQSQTAQAVSSITSSGGMGGQEEVVHTLAANTLFPAQLMNGNIHIPVAVQGYPNATQSLIWDPQQQVLHTQGLSGQDAQQLQGQTVVAEVDGQGQQQVQVQELLLPATLKPEEGLDVWRLWAQRKNAELDKSDKNKLAPIGRRQALRFQEDLVSCAVAELCMGLSLMTTEARGLEGESYEADVLYYVFLCIQKYLFDNGRVDDVFSDQYYTRFAHSLHQILEPWRPSVHPLGYVIPSHVTEEMLWECKQLGAHSPSTLLTTLMFFNTKYFHLKTVDQHLKVAFSKVLRHTRKSPNNPKDKSTSIRYLKSTERFIGQKVTDDMYSEQLEDPENPLRCPIKLYDFYLFKCPQSAKGRNDTFYLTPEPVVAPNSPIWYSTQPIPKEQLEQMLARILVVREIQEAINMSESVH
- the qars1 gene encoding glutamine--tRNA ligase, whose amino-acid sequence is MADTMTLFTSIGLSEQKAKETLKNEALSSALKDAITQAQRVHGPSGVDKAMGTLLYSMVSRLKDLKRLAFLSDSIAQRKICTELQLAAALDFVKGHPQDPINQKEFEEACGVGVVITPEQIEDAVESVIKKHKEQLVKERYHFNMGLLMGEARAALKWADGKVIKNEVDMQVLHLLGPKTEADLEKKPKPQKAKVAENEVKLKKEELAVNGEVTTGEGKSLMEQLRGEALKFHKPGENFKTEGYVVTPKTMSLIKKHLEITGGQIRTRFPPEPNGILHIGHAKAINFNFGYAKANNGICFLRYDDTNPEKEEEKYFTAIRDMVEWLGYKPYDVTHASDNFQQLYDLAVDLIRRGHAYVCHQRGEELKGHNVPPSPWRDRPIEESLVLFERMKKGLFAEGEATLRMKMVMEDGKMDPVAYRIKYTAHHRTGDEWCIYPTYDYTHCLCDSIENITHSLCTKEFQARRSSYYWLCNALDVYCPVQWEYGRLNLTYTVVSKRKIIRLVETGVVRDWDDPRLFTLTALRRRGFPSEAVNNFCARVGVTVSQTTTEPHLLESCVREVLNDTAPRAMAVLEPLKVTITNLPENSQSDVRVPDFPANEAKGSHTVPFTRTIFIEQSDFREVMEKGYKRLTPEQPVGLRHAGYVISVQKVIKDAQGKVVELEVNCCSSETAEKPKAFIHWVGQPLVCEVRLYEKLFLHKHPEDPSEVPKGFLSDINPHSLQVISSALVDTSVKGAKVFDKFQFERVGYFSLDPDSTADKLVFNRTVTLKEDPGKI